One part of the Sorangiineae bacterium MSr11954 genome encodes these proteins:
- the bioA gene encoding adenosylmethionine--8-amino-7-oxononanoate transaminase, producing MTRDEIVQTDKAYVWHPYTAMDEYIDNVDPFVIARAQGAWLEDVDGRRYLDGNSSWYVAVLGHAHPRLVDVLKRQADSSFLHCSLAGTTHAPAALLAEELVAIAPRGLTRVFYTDNGSGSVEVALRMALQMHAQTGAPKKRKVLVLEGAYHGDTLGAASLGGIEVFRRVVGEIGLTCLRVPFPEPDAYARAFEALGRLLREGADETAAIVIEPMLQASAGMRNYDAKFLVELRALADRHDVLLVADEVFTGYGRTGTMWAMEHAGVAPDIMCLGKAFASLLPMGATLATERVFDGFRGSKDRALFYGHTFCGHPLGAALAREVLAIFRDEQLIARGHEKALLIERAFARIAELPGVARVRNLGMVGAADLAVGGSAGGGYLGKLGWRVYEEARRRGAYLRPLGDTVYVTPPLTIPNDELAQLLDIVHGSIEAVMRAAT from the coding sequence ATGACCCGCGACGAGATCGTCCAAACCGACAAAGCCTACGTCTGGCACCCCTACACGGCCATGGACGAGTACATCGACAACGTCGATCCGTTCGTCATCGCCCGCGCCCAGGGAGCGTGGCTCGAAGACGTCGACGGCCGGCGCTACCTCGATGGCAACAGCTCCTGGTACGTGGCCGTCTTGGGCCATGCGCACCCGCGTCTGGTCGACGTCCTCAAGCGCCAGGCCGATTCGTCGTTCCTGCACTGCTCGCTCGCCGGCACCACCCACGCGCCCGCCGCGCTGCTCGCCGAGGAGCTGGTCGCCATCGCGCCCCGCGGCCTAACCCGTGTATTTTACACAGACAACGGATCCGGCTCGGTGGAGGTGGCGCTGCGGATGGCGCTGCAGATGCACGCGCAGACCGGCGCGCCCAAGAAGCGCAAGGTGCTGGTGCTGGAGGGCGCCTACCACGGCGACACCTTGGGCGCGGCGAGCCTGGGGGGCATCGAGGTCTTTCGCCGGGTGGTGGGCGAGATCGGGCTCACGTGCCTGCGGGTCCCCTTCCCCGAGCCCGACGCGTACGCGCGCGCCTTCGAGGCGCTCGGCCGCCTCTTGCGCGAGGGTGCCGATGAAACGGCGGCCATCGTCATCGAGCCGATGCTGCAAGCCTCCGCCGGCATGCGCAACTACGACGCGAAGTTTTTGGTGGAGCTGCGCGCGCTCGCGGATCGGCACGATGTGCTGCTCGTGGCCGACGAGGTGTTCACCGGCTATGGCCGCACCGGCACCATGTGGGCCATGGAGCACGCGGGGGTGGCGCCCGACATCATGTGCCTCGGCAAAGCCTTCGCGTCGCTCTTGCCCATGGGCGCGACCTTGGCCACCGAGCGCGTCTTCGATGGCTTCCGCGGCAGCAAAGACCGCGCGCTCTTCTACGGGCACACCTTCTGCGGCCATCCGCTGGGCGCGGCGCTCGCGCGCGAGGTGCTGGCCATCTTCCGCGACGAGCAGCTCATCGCCCGCGGCCACGAAAAGGCGCTCCTCATCGAGCGCGCCTTTGCGCGCATCGCGGAGCTGCCGGGGGTGGCCCGCGTGCGAAACCTGGGGATGGTCGGCGCGGCCGATCTCGCGGTGGGCGGCAGCGCCGGCGGGGGCTATCTGGGCAAGCTCGGATGGCGCGTGTACGAGGAGGCGCGCCGGCGCGGTGCGTACCTGCGGCCGCTGGGGGACACGGTCTATGTCACCCCGCCGCTCACGATCCCCAACGACGAGCTCGCGCAGCTCTTGGACATCGTTCACGGGAGCATCGAGGCGGTGATGCGCGCGGCCACGTGA
- a CDS encoding ATP-binding protein: MDWSFGALCGSLAIYGFVGLYAVFVWSRETWASDLGFFAIFGLSQFGYSLSRLLALAHTGPHGGDERLPFACVVFSLVAILHYAERRATLARTRRWLWPVYAVAAAACLLDAFDVLQGSAEDAQDTAWTSLFHAPLTVLGSAVLVAFAAGLAVATYRMARLYLDGLRDALPVTAGMFLLFLTIMHEGAVSSGALGGSAIGQLGFLAFLFGSAGSYAIRYTAVAKELETRTEELEHTTRELRKSYRELHTAQEELGKKEQLAVVGELAAVVAHEVRNPLAVITNAVAGLRRPTLPRDDQTTLLGILEEETTRLNRLVSDLLRYARPVNVQKSKIRIQELINRALQLAKIKAKEIEVTTRFDVENPQVWGDSSLLRQVFDNLVENAVQAMSHGGVLQLHVERRRDDGFDGFAVHIRDTGEGMDTIVRLRARDPFFTTRPSGTGLGLAIVDRIVEAHGGFLLIESRAGEGTTVTVCLPAGADYSELSAS; this comes from the coding sequence TTGGATTGGTCCTTCGGTGCCCTTTGCGGCAGCCTGGCGATCTACGGCTTCGTCGGGTTGTACGCGGTGTTCGTCTGGTCGCGGGAGACGTGGGCGAGCGACTTGGGCTTCTTCGCCATCTTCGGACTTTCGCAATTTGGGTATTCGCTTTCGCGCCTGCTCGCGTTAGCGCATACCGGCCCACATGGCGGCGATGAGCGATTGCCGTTTGCGTGCGTGGTCTTCTCGCTGGTCGCCATTCTCCACTACGCGGAGCGTCGCGCGACCCTGGCCCGAACGCGCCGGTGGCTCTGGCCCGTCTACGCGGTGGCGGCGGCGGCCTGCTTGCTCGATGCGTTCGATGTGCTGCAGGGCAGCGCCGAGGACGCGCAAGACACGGCCTGGACGTCCTTGTTTCACGCGCCGCTGACGGTGCTCGGCAGCGCCGTGCTGGTGGCCTTTGCGGCGGGGCTGGCGGTGGCGACCTACCGCATGGCGCGCCTCTACCTCGATGGCTTGAGGGACGCGCTCCCGGTGACGGCCGGCATGTTCCTCTTGTTTCTGACCATCATGCACGAGGGCGCCGTCTCCTCCGGCGCGCTCGGGGGCTCGGCCATCGGGCAGCTCGGCTTTCTGGCGTTCCTCTTTGGCTCGGCCGGCTCGTACGCCATTCGCTACACGGCGGTGGCCAAGGAGCTCGAGACGCGCACCGAGGAGCTCGAGCACACCACGCGCGAGCTTCGAAAGTCGTACCGCGAGCTGCACACGGCCCAGGAGGAGCTCGGAAAGAAGGAGCAGCTGGCGGTGGTGGGCGAGCTGGCGGCCGTGGTGGCGCACGAGGTTCGCAACCCGCTGGCGGTCATCACCAACGCGGTGGCCGGCCTTCGAAGGCCCACCTTGCCGCGCGACGACCAGACGACGCTGCTGGGCATCCTCGAGGAGGAGACCACCCGGCTCAATCGCCTTGTGTCGGATCTCTTGCGCTATGCGCGGCCCGTCAATGTGCAAAAATCCAAGATCCGCATCCAGGAGCTGATCAACCGCGCCCTGCAGCTCGCCAAGATCAAGGCCAAGGAAATCGAGGTCACCACCCGCTTCGACGTGGAGAACCCGCAGGTGTGGGGCGACTCGAGCCTCCTGCGGCAGGTGTTCGACAACCTGGTCGAGAACGCCGTGCAGGCCATGTCGCACGGCGGGGTGCTGCAGCTCCACGTCGAGCGGCGGCGAGACGATGGGTTCGATGGCTTCGCGGTGCACATCCGCGACACGGGCGAGGGCATGGACACCATCGTTCGCTTGCGCGCCCGCGATCCATTCTTCACCACGCGCCCGAGCGGCACCGGGCTCGGCCTGGCCATCGTCGATCGCATCGTGGAAGCGCACGGAGGTTTTCTGCTCATCGAGAGCCGCGCCGGCGAAGGGACCACGGTCACCGTGTGCCTGCCCGCGGGCGCCGACTACTCCGAGCTCTCCGCGTCATGA
- a CDS encoding general secretion pathway protein GspC, with protein sequence MAVDQVLKRNFWVVILVLTGVAAFFGASGVTQIIGIGLAADEKQLTAPPLAAKSPAAASSGTGGHSTSADPILSRNPFDSVTGPLNKVAAADESAPEAAPDLRDPYSAPACDGVKVLIIAASPDENWSFAALSSGGDNSPSQLRRRGGEFNGKTVEYVRWDRVWFTSGGSLCQAQLFKGEEAKAPPAPPPPPPTAPVRGGAPTVDPSIAKGIQKVSATEFNIDRGVVDKILENQAELMRQARIVPVQENGKVVGINLFGVRPDTLLGQLGMENGDRLQQINGFDMASPEKALEAYARLRMADHLTVQINRRGQNVNLDYNIK encoded by the coding sequence ATGGCGGTCGATCAAGTCCTCAAGCGAAACTTTTGGGTGGTGATACTGGTCCTCACCGGTGTTGCAGCCTTTTTCGGCGCGAGCGGCGTGACCCAGATCATCGGGATCGGACTCGCGGCCGACGAGAAGCAGCTCACGGCCCCCCCGCTCGCCGCCAAATCACCCGCGGCCGCGTCCAGCGGAACGGGCGGCCATTCCACCAGCGCCGACCCGATCCTCTCGCGCAACCCGTTCGACTCGGTGACCGGCCCGCTGAACAAAGTGGCCGCGGCCGACGAGAGCGCCCCCGAGGCGGCCCCCGATCTCAGGGATCCGTACTCGGCCCCCGCGTGCGACGGCGTGAAGGTCCTCATCATCGCCGCGTCGCCCGACGAGAACTGGTCCTTCGCGGCCCTCAGCTCCGGCGGGGACAACAGCCCCTCGCAGTTGCGCCGCAGGGGCGGCGAGTTCAATGGCAAGACCGTCGAATACGTCCGCTGGGATCGCGTGTGGTTCACCAGCGGCGGCTCGCTCTGTCAGGCGCAGCTGTTCAAGGGCGAAGAAGCCAAGGCCCCGCCGGCCCCGCCGCCTCCTCCTCCGACCGCCCCCGTGCGCGGCGGCGCGCCCACCGTCGATCCGTCGATCGCCAAGGGCATCCAAAAAGTCAGCGCGACGGAGTTCAACATCGACCGCGGCGTGGTCGATAAGATCCTCGAGAATCAAGCGGAGCTGATGCGGCAAGCCCGCATCGTGCCCGTGCAAGAAAATGGAAAGGTCGTCGGCATCAACCTGTTCGGCGTCCGCCCCGACACCTTGCTCGGACAGCTCGGGATGGAGAACGGCGATCGCCTGCAGCAGATCAATGGCTTCGACATGGCGAGCCCCGAGAAGGCTCTGGAAGCGTATGCCCGCCTTCGCATGGCGGACCACTTGACCGTGCAGATCAACCGGCGCGGGCAGAATGTGAACCTCGATTACAACATCAAGTAG
- a CDS encoding cupredoxin domain-containing protein, which translates to MRIVAALVPLALAASLGVAGCNKSDDPQNLQPVSGEQKVEANEKGFTPSTIAVKKGSTTHLVFTRTTADTCATEVVFPDLGIQKELPVGKPVSVDIPADQDKTLRFACGMGMFNGKVVVK; encoded by the coding sequence ATGAGGATCGTCGCCGCTCTGGTTCCTTTGGCGTTGGCTGCGTCGCTCGGTGTTGCGGGGTGCAACAAATCCGACGATCCGCAGAACCTTCAACCCGTGAGCGGCGAGCAAAAGGTGGAGGCGAACGAGAAGGGCTTCACCCCGAGCACCATCGCGGTGAAGAAGGGCTCCACCACGCACCTGGTCTTCACCCGCACGACCGCCGACACCTGTGCCACCGAGGTGGTCTTCCCCGATCTGGGCATCCAAAAGGAGCTGCCGGTCGGCAAGCCCGTCTCCGTCGATATCCCCGCCGATCAGGACAAAACGCTTCGCTTCGCCTGCGGCATGGGCATGTTCAACGGCAAAGTCGTCGTGAAGTGA
- a CDS encoding sigma-54 dependent transcriptional regulator, protein MEGNEAQAWGNDGASRAPSPVDAAGDGITVLVVDDERSNVESLQKIFVREGMRVLVAYDAKQALEQVRSHRVTVMLTDLMMPGTTGLELLRAVKQVSPEIEVVLMTAYGSVEAAVSAMREGAYDFVEKPLKRLTIVKSVRKAAEKQKLVLENRSLKNEIKRLTTREIVGSSPTLRRVIDVATQAAPSMATVLVLGESGTGKELLARYIHDRSARAKRPFVAVNCAAIPETILESELFGHERGAFTGATGKKEGRFAKAAGGTLFLDEIGELSPQVQVKLLRVLQEGEFEPLGGDTEKADVRIVAATNRDLLAEVSAGRFREDLYYRLNVIAITAPPLRARREDIALLVDHFLGLYAAKNGKARLLVSRGALDKLLDYHWPGNVRELENVVERAVVLSRSDTLTEQDLPDAIAHAAPPTPTALTFPIGTPLEEIELRVIKETLRHTKGDKSVAAQLLGISTRTIYRKFDGVPEGPESHG, encoded by the coding sequence ATGGAAGGCAACGAGGCACAGGCGTGGGGAAACGATGGGGCGTCGCGTGCGCCTTCGCCGGTGGACGCGGCGGGCGATGGCATCACGGTGCTGGTGGTCGATGACGAGCGCTCGAACGTGGAGTCGCTGCAGAAGATCTTCGTCCGCGAGGGGATGCGCGTCCTCGTCGCGTACGATGCGAAGCAGGCGCTCGAGCAGGTTCGCTCGCACCGGGTGACGGTGATGCTCACCGACTTGATGATGCCGGGCACGACGGGGCTCGAGCTTTTGCGCGCCGTGAAGCAGGTGTCGCCCGAGATCGAGGTGGTGCTCATGACCGCGTACGGCTCGGTGGAGGCTGCCGTGAGCGCCATGCGCGAGGGCGCGTACGACTTCGTGGAGAAGCCGCTCAAGCGGCTCACCATCGTCAAGAGCGTGCGCAAGGCGGCCGAGAAGCAAAAGCTCGTCTTGGAGAACCGCTCGCTCAAGAACGAGATCAAGCGCCTGACCACCCGCGAGATCGTGGGCAGCTCGCCCACCCTGCGCCGCGTAATCGATGTTGCCACGCAAGCCGCGCCCAGCATGGCCACCGTGCTCGTTCTGGGTGAGAGCGGCACCGGCAAAGAGCTGCTCGCGCGCTACATCCACGACCGGAGCGCGCGCGCCAAGCGCCCCTTCGTCGCCGTCAACTGCGCGGCCATCCCGGAGACCATCCTCGAGAGCGAGCTTTTCGGCCACGAGCGCGGCGCCTTCACGGGCGCGACCGGTAAGAAAGAGGGTCGCTTCGCCAAGGCCGCGGGCGGCACCCTCTTCCTCGATGAGATCGGCGAGCTCTCACCGCAGGTGCAAGTCAAGCTGCTGCGGGTGCTGCAAGAAGGGGAGTTCGAGCCCCTGGGCGGCGACACCGAGAAGGCCGACGTCCGCATCGTGGCCGCCACCAACCGCGATCTGCTCGCCGAGGTCTCCGCTGGCCGTTTTCGCGAGGACCTTTACTACCGGCTCAATGTCATCGCCATCACCGCCCCCCCGCTGCGCGCGCGGCGCGAGGACATCGCCCTGCTGGTGGATCATTTTCTCGGCCTCTACGCGGCCAAAAACGGCAAGGCCCGCCTGTTGGTGTCCCGCGGCGCGCTCGACAAACTGCTCGACTACCACTGGCCGGGAAACGTGCGCGAGCTCGAAAACGTCGTCGAACGCGCGGTCGTCCTCTCCCGCAGCGACACCCTGACCGAGCAAGATCTCCCCGACGCCATCGCCCACGCGGCGCCCCCCACGCCCACCGCCCTAACGTTCCCCATCGGCACGCCCCTCGAGGAAATCGAGCTACGCGTCATCAAGGAGACCCTGCGGCACACCAAGGGTGACAAGTCGGTCGCCGCCCAGCTCCTCGGCATTTCCACGCGCACCATCTACCGCAAATTCGATGGCGTCCCCGAGGGACCGGAGTCGCACGGGTAG
- the gspD gene encoding type II secretion system secretin GspD — protein MRKRLSLLAVASFGALASGAVRDVHAQTPPPPPPKFDVRPSAGPVTTPPTPPPATPPARAAAPPPSGGAKGRPADASAGAAGAAGSTSGKAQADTDKLSQFEQSMDFEPRSPNYRVSFSLEDADLSELVRVIGQLTGKRFIFGGKIRNIKASVYSPQKVTVAEAYQAFLSILETNGLTVIPHGRFLKIVETAGIASQTTPTIGPQQGAPTEDRYVTRMHRLRNVSADEVANLLGKFKSKDADVSSYSAGNMLILTDTGTNIRRMMSIVEEIDVGGAGDQIWLEPIYYATASDIASRVNELFDIKSGSSGPSQGGKGAPAQSAAGGGAGAGGGDLHISKIMADERTNKVIIVATEKAYLRVLELIKKMDVPQTTEGEIHVLPLQHADAVELTKTLNEIVSGSGSSGGGPPGRGQQQQSSQQPSGIFEGAVKVSADKATNSIVVTSSMRDFASLHAVVDRLDLPRRSVFIEAAILDLSITRSNILGFDFHGGDTFTGGSSSGTGLIYGGLNPMKTILPPDPTQLQGLALGVRGPEIPGSQTLLGQSISIPSFGMLLQAIATDTDTDVLSTPHILATDNQKAIINIGENIPLQQNIGFPSIPNIPGVSGATSAAGLAGLGGLSGLGGATSQRQDVGTKLTITPHLNDSNEVRLEVNEEISEAKAAVGNAAVVPIVKRNAETMLVVQDQQTVIIGGLMRNRVARTVNKIPVLGDIPVLGALFRKTEDRMEKTNLILILTPYIVRDQGDLRTIYERKMEERQQFLDRYFVFNDDSDYQPPKDYSRTIGLIEFMRQSYRDVEEKKKRDELLKPKELKTHEPGEPLEMPATPRAPGVNPSAPATPAPPTRGGGPVVTPPTRQITREVER, from the coding sequence ATGAGAAAACGACTTTCCCTCCTTGCCGTAGCATCCTTCGGTGCGCTCGCCTCGGGCGCGGTGCGCGACGTCCATGCGCAAACGCCCCCGCCCCCGCCGCCCAAATTCGACGTTCGGCCGAGCGCGGGCCCGGTGACCACCCCCCCCACGCCTCCCCCGGCCACGCCGCCTGCGCGCGCGGCAGCGCCGCCGCCGTCCGGGGGCGCCAAGGGAAGGCCGGCCGACGCCAGCGCGGGGGCCGCAGGAGCTGCGGGATCCACCAGCGGCAAAGCGCAAGCCGACACCGACAAGCTCTCGCAGTTCGAGCAGTCGATGGACTTCGAGCCGCGGAGCCCCAACTACCGCGTCTCGTTCTCCCTCGAGGACGCCGACCTGTCGGAGCTGGTGCGGGTCATCGGGCAGCTCACGGGAAAGCGCTTCATCTTCGGCGGCAAGATCCGCAACATCAAGGCGAGCGTCTACTCGCCGCAGAAGGTCACCGTGGCCGAGGCCTACCAGGCGTTTCTATCGATCCTGGAGACCAACGGCCTCACCGTGATCCCGCACGGCCGCTTCCTCAAGATCGTGGAGACGGCGGGCATCGCGTCGCAGACCACGCCCACCATCGGCCCGCAGCAAGGCGCGCCCACCGAAGATCGCTACGTGACCCGCATGCACCGCCTGCGCAACGTGAGCGCCGACGAGGTGGCGAACCTGCTCGGTAAATTCAAGAGCAAGGACGCCGACGTCTCCTCGTACAGCGCCGGCAACATGCTGATCCTCACCGACACCGGCACCAACATCCGCCGCATGATGTCCATCGTCGAGGAGATCGACGTGGGCGGCGCCGGCGATCAGATCTGGCTCGAGCCGATCTATTACGCGACGGCGTCGGACATCGCGTCGCGGGTCAACGAGCTGTTCGACATCAAGTCCGGATCCAGCGGGCCCTCGCAGGGCGGAAAAGGCGCGCCGGCGCAGTCGGCGGCGGGCGGGGGCGCGGGGGCCGGCGGCGGCGACCTTCACATCTCGAAGATCATGGCCGACGAGCGCACCAACAAGGTGATCATCGTCGCCACCGAGAAGGCGTACCTGCGCGTCCTGGAGCTCATCAAGAAGATGGACGTGCCGCAGACCACGGAGGGCGAGATCCACGTCCTCCCGCTGCAGCACGCCGACGCGGTGGAGCTCACCAAGACCCTGAACGAGATCGTCTCCGGCAGCGGCAGCTCCGGGGGCGGCCCGCCGGGACGAGGGCAGCAGCAGCAAAGCTCGCAGCAGCCGTCCGGCATCTTCGAGGGCGCCGTGAAGGTGAGCGCCGACAAGGCGACCAACTCCATCGTGGTCACCTCCTCGATGCGCGACTTCGCCTCCTTGCACGCGGTGGTCGACCGGCTCGATCTGCCGCGCCGCTCGGTGTTCATCGAGGCCGCCATCCTCGACCTGTCCATCACGCGCTCGAACATCCTCGGCTTCGACTTCCACGGCGGCGACACCTTCACCGGAGGATCCTCGAGCGGCACGGGGCTCATCTACGGCGGCTTGAACCCCATGAAGACGATCCTGCCGCCCGATCCCACGCAGCTGCAGGGCCTCGCCCTCGGCGTGCGCGGACCGGAGATCCCGGGCTCGCAGACCTTGCTCGGCCAGAGCATCTCGATCCCGTCGTTCGGCATGCTCCTCCAAGCCATCGCCACCGACACCGACACGGACGTGCTCTCGACCCCGCACATTCTGGCGACGGACAACCAGAAGGCCATCATCAACATCGGCGAGAACATTCCGCTGCAGCAGAACATCGGCTTCCCGAGCATCCCCAACATCCCCGGCGTCTCGGGCGCCACCAGCGCGGCGGGCCTCGCGGGGTTGGGCGGCTTGAGCGGGTTGGGCGGCGCCACCTCGCAGCGTCAAGACGTCGGTACCAAGCTCACGATTACGCCGCATTTGAACGATTCCAACGAGGTCCGCCTCGAGGTGAACGAGGAGATCAGCGAGGCGAAGGCAGCCGTGGGTAACGCCGCGGTCGTTCCCATCGTCAAGCGCAACGCGGAGACCATGCTGGTCGTGCAGGACCAGCAGACCGTGATCATCGGCGGTTTGATGCGAAATCGCGTCGCCCGCACGGTTAACAAGATCCCGGTGCTCGGGGATATTCCCGTCCTGGGTGCGCTCTTCCGCAAGACGGAGGACCGCATGGAAAAGACCAACCTCATCCTGATTTTGACGCCTTATATCGTTCGCGATCAGGGCGACTTGCGTACGATCTACGAGCGCAAGATGGAAGAGCGGCAGCAGTTCCTGGATCGCTATTTCGTATTCAACGACGACTCGGATTACCAGCCGCCCAAGGACTACTCGCGCACCATCGGCCTCATCGAGTTCATGCGTCAGAGCTACCGCGACGTCGAGGAGAAGAAGAAGCGCGACGAGCTGCTCAAGCCGAAGGAGCTGAAGACGCACGAGCCGGGCGAGCCTCTGGAGATGCCGGCCACCCCGCGCGCGCCGGGCGTGAACCCCAGCGCGCCGGCCACGCCGGCGCCGCCCACGCGCGGAGGAGGCCCCGTGGTCACCCCGCCCACGCGGCAGATCACGAGAGAGGTGGAGCGGTAA
- a CDS encoding isochorismatase family protein encodes MDRLSADKSVLVVVDVQERLAAVVPEDARARLIRNAEVLLETAARLNVPVLASQQYTKGLGPTVSPLRERLEKLGVVPFEKLDFDACEAPAFARALANLAQARQAVVIGMEAHICVFQTARELARRGYVTYVAEDAVASRTEENRLAGMSLVARAGAVPTVTEAIVFDWLRRAGTDDFKAVSRLIK; translated from the coding sequence ATGGACCGACTCAGTGCCGACAAAAGCGTGCTCGTGGTGGTCGACGTTCAAGAGCGCCTGGCGGCGGTGGTCCCCGAGGACGCGCGGGCCCGTCTGATCCGAAACGCGGAGGTCCTGCTCGAGACGGCGGCGCGCTTGAACGTGCCGGTCCTGGCGAGCCAGCAGTACACCAAGGGACTCGGCCCCACCGTGAGCCCGCTGCGCGAGCGCCTCGAGAAGCTCGGGGTGGTGCCCTTCGAAAAGCTCGACTTCGATGCGTGCGAAGCCCCCGCCTTTGCGCGCGCCCTGGCCAACTTGGCCCAAGCTCGCCAGGCCGTCGTCATCGGGATGGAAGCACACATCTGCGTGTTCCAAACCGCGCGCGAGCTCGCCCGCCGCGGCTATGTGACCTATGTGGCGGAGGACGCCGTGGCGTCGCGCACCGAGGAGAACCGGCTGGCCGGCATGTCCCTCGTCGCCCGCGCCGGCGCCGTCCCCACCGTGACCGAGGCCATCGTCTTCGACTGGCTGCGCCGCGCCGGCACGGACGACTTCAAGGCCGTCTCGCGCCTCATCAAGTAG
- a CDS encoding dienelactone hydrolase family protein, which produces MTTRIDFSAKNGETVKGDLALPETPAKAPAVVVLQEWWGVNNHIRSIATRLADAGFVALAPDLYDGEEVPLTNEPRASEKMDKLDWARAIVQIEAAIHHLKSHPRANGKVGIIGFCMGGALSFAAATQLQGLSAVVPFYGIPGKADYSKVTAPILTHVAKKDQWVTPALAEGVKRELESHGKSIEVHLYDADHAFFNDTRANKYSPDSAQLAWERTIAFLHEHLG; this is translated from the coding sequence ATGACGACACGCATCGATTTTTCGGCGAAGAACGGAGAAACGGTCAAGGGAGATTTGGCTCTGCCGGAGACCCCGGCGAAGGCCCCCGCGGTGGTGGTGCTGCAAGAGTGGTGGGGGGTGAACAATCACATTCGCTCCATCGCCACCCGCCTGGCAGACGCGGGCTTCGTCGCCCTCGCGCCCGATCTGTACGACGGCGAAGAGGTCCCGCTGACGAACGAGCCGCGCGCCTCCGAGAAGATGGACAAGCTCGACTGGGCGCGCGCCATCGTTCAAATCGAGGCGGCCATCCATCACCTGAAGTCGCACCCGCGCGCCAACGGCAAGGTCGGCATCATCGGCTTCTGCATGGGCGGCGCGCTCTCCTTTGCGGCGGCCACCCAGCTGCAAGGCCTGTCGGCCGTCGTGCCTTTTTACGGGATCCCCGGCAAGGCCGATTACTCCAAGGTCACCGCGCCGATCCTGACCCACGTGGCCAAGAAGGACCAGTGGGTGACCCCCGCCCTCGCCGAGGGCGTCAAACGCGAGCTGGAGTCGCACGGCAAATCCATCGAGGTGCACCTCTACGACGCCGATCACGCGTTCTTCAACGACACGCGCGCAAACAAGTATTCGCCCGACAGCGCCCAATTGGCGTGGGAGCGCACCATCGCGTTCTTGCACGAGCACCTCGGGTAA